A stretch of Bombus huntii isolate Logan2020A chromosome 7, iyBomHunt1.1, whole genome shotgun sequence DNA encodes these proteins:
- the LOC126867719 gene encoding ribonuclease P protein subunit p29, which produces MAQIKQSICLTLPKSITKQISTCENSEQYITNFLQNALPSSDTGSVADELRKSLIFAKHKNKWNKKKRCQGKLLTSRKRMQLGLRKISCKSDMKYTALLPLNQLWLNYMEQVLGFKFFNNIPKDSTDPNWENVNQQLIKADFHGAEISIVGSKCPSLVGLSGIVVQDTKNIFRICGRDNIMRTIPKDNVIINIYLKNIKLEFFGKDLSIRPTERTIKKFKCGRIYEL; this is translated from the exons ATGGCACAAATAAAAC AAAGCATATGTTTAACATTACCTAAAAGTATAACAAAACAAATTAGTACATGTGAAAATAGTGAACAATATATCACGAATTTTCTACAAAATGCATTGCCTTCCTCTGATACTGGTTCGGTAGCAGATGAATTAAGAAAG tCACTAATATTTGCTaagcataaaaataaatggaacaaGAAAAAACGATGTCAAGGAAAGTTATTAACTAGTAGGAAACGAATGCAGCTTGGTTTACGTAAGATTAGTTGCAAAAGTGATATGAAATATACAGCATTGTTaccattaaatcagttatggttaAATTATATGGAACAAGTACTTGGCTTCaagttttttaataatattccaaAAGATTCTACAGATCCAAATTGGGAAAATGTTAATCAACAGTTAATTAAAGCAGATTTTCATGGTGCTGAAATTTCCATTGTTGGATCAAAATGTCCCAGTTTGGTTGGATTAAGTGGCATTGTAGTTCaagatacaaaaaatattttcagaatttGTGGAAGAGATAATATTATGCGAa CAATACCTAAAGATAatgttattataaatatttatttaaaaaacataaaattggAGTTCTTCGGAAAAGATCTTTCTATAAGACCTACCGAACGAACAATAAAAAAGTTTAAATGTGGACGTATATACGAACTATAG